From one Erinaceus europaeus chromosome 4, mEriEur2.1, whole genome shotgun sequence genomic stretch:
- the CCN6 gene encoding cellular communication network factor 6 produces the protein MQGLLTVTLLSSALSPFCWAQGVEGKVGEVAETPPRKQFCHWPCECPQQQPRCPPGVSMVRDGCGCCQTCAKQPGDACNEADLCDPHKGLYCDYSADRPRYETGVCAYLLAVGCELNKIHYHNGQMFQPNPMFSCLCVSGAIGCTPLLIPKPTDSPCSEAKDGKKSTKSNCGLGSLQQELSTTYKTMPAYRNLPLIWRRKCLVQATKWTPCSRTCGMGISNRVTNENSRCELRKEKRLCFLQPCDSHLVKTVTIPKGKTCQPTFQLFKAEKFVFSGCSSTQSYKPTFCGICLDQRCCIPNKSKMVTIQFDCPNEGSFKWKMLWITSCVCQRNCRDPGDVFSELQIL, from the exons ATGCAAGGACTGCTCACCGTcactcttctctcctctgctctgtctCCG TTCTGCTGGGCACAGGGCGTTGAAGGAAAGGTTGGAGAAGTAGCAGAAACACCTCCTCGGAAACAGTTCTGCCACTGGCCCTGTGAATGTCCTCAGCAGCAGCCCCGCTGCCCTCCTGGGGTGAGCATGGTGCGGGATGGCTGCGGGTGCTGTCAGACCTGCGCCAAGCAACCCGGGGACGCCTGCAATGAAGCCGACCTCTGTGATCCCCACAAAGGGCTCTACTGTGACTACTCAGCAGACAGGCCTCGCTATGAGACCGGAGTGTGTGCAT acctcctaGCTGTGGGATGTGAGCTCAACAAGATACATTATCACAATGGCCAAATGTTTCAGCCCAACCCCATGTTCAGCTGCCTCTGTGTGAGTGGGGCCATTGGATGCACACCTCTGCTAATACCAAAGCCGACTGACAGTCCCTGCTCTGAAGCCAAAGATGGGAAGAAATCTACAAAATCTAACTGTGGCCTGGGATCATTACAGCAGGAGCTCTCCACAACCTACAAGACAATGCCAG CttacaggaatctcccacttatATGGAGAAGAAAATGTCTTGTGCAGGCTACAAAATGGACACCTTGCTCCAGAACATGTGGGATGGGGATATCAAATAGGGTGACCAACGAAAACAGCAGGTGTGaactgaggaaagagaaaagactgTGTTTTCTTCAGCCTTGTGACAGTCACCTAGTGAAGACAGTAACG ATCCCCAAAGGAAAAACATGTCAACCTACTTTCCAACTCTTCAAAGCTGAAAAATTTGTCTTTTCAGGATGCTCAAGTACTCAGAGTTACAAACCCACTTTCTGTGGCATATGTTTGGATCAGAGATGCTGTATCCCTAACAAGTCCAAAATGGTTACCATTCAATTTGACTGCCCAAATGAAGGATCGTTTAAGTGGAAGATGCTGTGGATTACATCTTGTGTGTGTCAGAGAAATTGCAGAGATCCGGGAGATGTATTTTCAGAGCTTCAGATTCTGTAA